The Streptobacillus ratti genome includes a region encoding these proteins:
- a CDS encoding ribonuclease H family protein, with protein sequence MVYAYYIEEEKKSGIVKTWNECQSLTKGKNARFKKFDNENEAKNWLDAGALYTPKSKSTSELQKDAIYFDSGTGRNTIVEVKVSDVYGDSLLPFIMPHEKINSYGNYFLNNNRTNNFGELTGLFIALKYALKYNVKKICGDSKLIIDFWSLGRYKEENIDIDTIKLIEKVVTLRKEFENIGGEILYVSGDINPADLGFHK encoded by the coding sequence ATGGTTTATGCGTATTATATAGAAGAAGAAAAAAAATCTGGTATAGTAAAAACATGGAATGAATGTCAAAGTTTAACAAAAGGTAAAAATGCTAGATTTAAAAAGTTTGACAATGAAAATGAAGCTAAAAATTGGCTTGATGCTGGTGCTTTATACACTCCCAAATCAAAATCAACATCTGAATTACAAAAAGATGCTATATACTTTGACTCTGGTACTGGTAGAAATACTATAGTTGAAGTAAAAGTATCCGATGTTTATGGTGATTCACTTCTACCTTTCATAATGCCACATGAAAAAATAAATTCATATGGAAATTACTTTTTAAATAATAATAGAACTAATAATTTTGGAGAATTAACAGGATTATTTATTGCATTAAAATATGCACTGAAATATAATGTAAAAAAAATATGTGGTGATTCTAAATTAATTATAGATTTTTGGTCATTGGGAAGATATAAAGAAGAAAATATTGATATAGATACTATAAAATTAATTGAAAAAGTAGTTACATTAAGAAAAGAATTTGAAAATATTGGTGGAGAAATATTATATGTTTCAGGAGATATTAATCCAGCTGATCTTGGATTCCACAAATAA